The following proteins come from a genomic window of Candidatus Protochlamydia phocaeensis:
- the ndk gene encoding nucleoside-diphosphate kinase: protein MALERTLSIIKPDAVGRNHIGDIISRFEKAGLRLVAAKMKHLSTKEAEGFYAVHQGRPFFNDLVSFMTTGPVLVLVLEGENAISKNRDIMGATDPKKAAPGTIRADFAKTIDENAVHGSDSPETAKTEIAYFFTAEEVHDRTR, encoded by the coding sequence ATGGCTTTAGAACGCACCCTTTCTATTATTAAACCAGACGCCGTAGGAAGAAACCATATCGGCGATATTATTTCTCGCTTTGAAAAAGCAGGACTGCGCCTTGTCGCTGCCAAAATGAAGCACTTGAGCACAAAAGAAGCCGAAGGCTTTTATGCTGTGCATCAAGGCCGTCCTTTCTTTAATGACCTCGTTTCTTTTATGACGACAGGCCCTGTTCTTGTTCTCGTTTTAGAAGGCGAAAATGCCATTAGCAAAAACCGTGACATCATGGGCGCGACAGATCCTAAAAAGGCTGCGCCAGGAACGATTCGCGCAGATTTTGCTAAGACAATTGACGAAAACGCCGTTCATGGCTCAGACTCGCCTGAAACAGCCAAAACAGAAATCGCCTATTTCTTCACTGCAGAAGAAGTGCACGATAGAACTCGCTAA